One genomic window of Arthrobacter sp. KBS0703 includes the following:
- a CDS encoding CpaF family protein yields MDAVRIVEDEVRELIRRRGLDPLRQAVEVRRLVDAAVSDYDERALMGPLPPIGPLEPARRFVFDAVAGFGALQPLLDDPEIEEIWINAPSEIYVARSGESELTSLSLTDQQIRDLVERMLKSSGRRLDMSSPFVDAALPDGSRLHVVIPDVTRRHWAINIRKFVVKASRLEHLVELGTLTPQSARFLGAAVASGLNILVSGATQAGKTTMLNCLAASIGSRERVITVEEIFELQFPLRDVVGLQCRQPNLEGEGEIPLRRLVKEALRMRPDRLVVGEVREAESLDMLIALNSGLPGMCTVHANSAHDAVTKICTLPLLAGDNISSAFVVPTVASCIDLVVHCSRQASGRRQVTEILSLGRRVENGIIESSMIFSMVDGQLQLKANSMPAAEKFAKAGYDVAALLEPR; encoded by the coding sequence ATGGATGCTGTACGGATAGTCGAGGATGAAGTCCGGGAGCTAATTCGTCGCCGGGGTCTCGATCCGCTGCGGCAGGCGGTCGAAGTCAGGCGGCTCGTGGATGCAGCCGTGAGCGATTACGACGAACGCGCACTCATGGGGCCGCTCCCTCCTATCGGTCCGCTGGAACCCGCCCGGAGGTTCGTCTTCGACGCGGTGGCAGGCTTCGGCGCCCTCCAGCCCCTGCTGGACGATCCGGAGATCGAGGAGATCTGGATCAACGCGCCCTCGGAAATCTACGTGGCCAGGAGCGGCGAATCCGAGCTGACGTCCCTCAGCCTCACGGACCAGCAGATCCGGGATTTGGTTGAGCGCATGCTGAAGAGCTCCGGCCGGCGGTTGGACATGTCCTCGCCTTTCGTAGACGCCGCGCTGCCCGACGGATCACGGCTCCACGTGGTCATCCCTGACGTCACCAGGCGCCACTGGGCCATCAACATCCGCAAGTTCGTGGTCAAGGCAAGCCGCCTGGAGCACCTCGTTGAACTGGGCACGCTGACACCGCAGTCGGCACGGTTTCTCGGAGCCGCGGTGGCCAGCGGGCTCAATATTCTTGTGTCCGGTGCAACGCAGGCGGGTAAGACCACCATGCTCAACTGCCTGGCGGCCAGCATCGGGAGCCGCGAGCGCGTCATCACCGTTGAGGAAATCTTTGAGCTGCAATTTCCGCTGCGCGACGTCGTCGGGCTTCAGTGCCGGCAGCCGAACCTCGAAGGCGAGGGTGAAATCCCGCTGCGCCGGCTGGTCAAGGAGGCGCTCCGGATGCGGCCCGACCGCCTCGTCGTGGGAGAGGTACGGGAGGCCGAGAGCCTCGACATGCTCATCGCGCTGAACTCCGGGTTGCCCGGCATGTGTACGGTGCATGCCAACTCCGCGCACGACGCCGTGACCAAGATCTGCACGCTTCCCCTGCTGGCCGGAGACAACATATCGAGCGCGTTTGTCGTCCCGACGGTGGCCTCGTGCATTGACCTCGTGGTCCACTGCAGCCGCCAGGCCAGCGGCCGCCGGCAGGTGACCGAAATCCTGTCGCTGGGCAGAAGGGTCGAGAACGGCATCATCGAGTCGTCCATGATCTTCTCGATGGTCGACGGCCAGCTGCAGCTGAAAGCCAACTCGATGCCCGCAGCGGAGAAATTCGCGAAGGCCGGTTACGACGTTGCCGCCCTCCTGGAGCCGCGCTGA
- a CDS encoding type II secretion system F family protein, with product MTTVPAAAIVCGVVLGAGLWLVVVRLPFMRSMSLAERIEPQLRSQNIESRLLRTVDHTITPFGPLERILRPLIKDATAKLGKFNLGSSALARRLAQAGISKPPVNFRAEQLLWAVSGFVATVGLIVLGALAGRFSPVLAVVAAAGSAVGGFLFRDYWLGVQIRKREERMMAEFPSLAEMMALAVSAGESATGALDRVCRSARGELSKEFGAVLAETRAGKPLVEALQEFSARTDLGPLVRFVDGIIVAVERGTPLAEVLRAQAQDVRDTAKRDLMESAGKKEIAMMVTNAQSFYFYDDGILSQYVACMSSGNSRARPMPARGCASD from the coding sequence ATGACCACGGTGCCGGCGGCTGCGATCGTGTGCGGCGTAGTTCTGGGCGCCGGACTCTGGCTCGTCGTCGTCCGGCTGCCATTCATGCGGTCAATGAGCCTCGCGGAGCGGATCGAACCGCAGCTGCGATCCCAGAACATCGAATCCAGGCTCCTGCGGACCGTGGACCACACCATCACGCCATTTGGTCCGCTCGAACGCATTCTTCGCCCGCTCATCAAAGATGCCACCGCCAAACTGGGCAAATTCAACCTCGGCTCGTCTGCGCTTGCCCGTAGGCTCGCGCAGGCGGGCATCAGCAAGCCGCCTGTGAACTTCCGGGCAGAGCAGTTGCTCTGGGCCGTTTCCGGCTTCGTCGCTACAGTCGGTCTCATCGTTCTGGGCGCACTCGCCGGGAGGTTCAGTCCAGTCCTGGCGGTCGTTGCTGCGGCCGGAAGCGCAGTGGGCGGGTTCCTGTTCCGGGACTACTGGCTGGGTGTGCAGATACGGAAGCGTGAAGAACGGATGATGGCGGAGTTCCCCAGCCTCGCCGAGATGATGGCGCTCGCCGTGAGTGCCGGAGAAAGCGCCACTGGTGCCCTGGACCGGGTGTGCAGGAGCGCCCGCGGTGAGCTGTCAAAGGAATTCGGCGCGGTCCTCGCCGAAACCAGGGCAGGGAAGCCCCTCGTGGAAGCGTTGCAGGAGTTCTCGGCCCGGACTGACCTGGGACCACTCGTCCGGTTCGTCGACGGCATCATCGTGGCAGTGGAGCGCGGCACGCCCCTCGCAGAGGTCCTGAGGGCGCAGGCCCAAGACGTCCGCGACACCGCGAAACGCGACCTGATGGAGTCGGCCGGAAAGAAGGAAATCGCGATGATGGTGACAAATGCGCAGAGCTTCTATTTCTACGACGACGGCATCTTGTCGCAGTACGTTGCGTGCATGTCTTCGGGAAACTCCCGCGCGCGGCCTATGCCGGCACGCGGGTGCGCCAGCGATTAG
- a CDS encoding glycosyltransferase: protein MTELPSLLILTFSPIRSDPRVLKQVELFKGKYRVTTCGYGEAPEGVDDHYALPSDARGWPSDKLGLVARRYPRVYNGLTAVQAARKVLPRGEFDVILANDLNTLPLAFELQPRLGVHADLHEFAPREKEDDLKWRLFVAPFMRWLCRRYLPMAESVTTVSQGIAEEYTKDYGVAAGVVTNAAPYAEREVRPVGTPVRLIHSAAGQRYRKLENFIEAMRDAPDWLTLDMIVMPNEPDYVAELKEKAASVPAIRFRDPVPYAQLVATLSEYDVSLVFLPPTNFNLKNALPNKFFEAVQARIGLIVGPSPAMVSLVEQYGLGAVTPDFSADSLRATLHGLTADKIAEWKKAADAAARPLSAESQVLAWQKAVDDIAGSRHARA, encoded by the coding sequence ATGACTGAGCTCCCCTCGTTGCTGATCCTGACCTTTTCGCCCATTCGTTCGGATCCAAGGGTCCTCAAGCAGGTTGAGCTGTTCAAAGGCAAATACCGGGTGACCACGTGCGGCTACGGTGAAGCCCCTGAGGGAGTCGATGATCACTATGCCCTGCCCAGCGACGCCCGCGGCTGGCCCTCGGACAAACTGGGACTTGTCGCCCGGCGCTATCCCCGCGTATACAACGGGCTGACAGCCGTTCAGGCAGCGCGGAAAGTGTTGCCCCGTGGTGAATTCGACGTCATCCTGGCCAACGACCTGAATACGCTGCCCTTGGCCTTCGAACTTCAGCCGAGGCTCGGCGTCCACGCGGACCTCCACGAATTTGCGCCCCGCGAAAAAGAAGACGACCTCAAATGGCGGCTGTTCGTTGCGCCGTTCATGCGCTGGCTCTGCCGCCGCTACCTTCCAATGGCTGAATCGGTCACCACTGTGTCCCAGGGCATTGCCGAGGAGTACACCAAGGATTACGGTGTGGCCGCAGGCGTTGTCACCAACGCTGCACCGTACGCCGAGCGGGAGGTTCGTCCTGTCGGCACCCCCGTGCGCCTGATCCACAGCGCGGCCGGGCAGCGCTACCGGAAACTTGAAAACTTCATCGAAGCCATGCGGGACGCGCCGGACTGGCTCACCCTGGACATGATCGTCATGCCCAACGAGCCTGACTACGTGGCGGAACTGAAAGAGAAGGCGGCGTCTGTCCCGGCGATCCGGTTCCGTGATCCGGTTCCGTACGCCCAGCTGGTGGCAACCCTGAGCGAATATGACGTGTCGCTGGTGTTTCTCCCTCCGACTAACTTCAACCTGAAGAATGCCCTGCCGAACAAGTTCTTTGAAGCCGTCCAGGCCCGGATCGGCCTGATCGTCGGCCCGTCACCGGCGATGGTTTCACTTGTTGAGCAGTACGGCTTGGGCGCTGTGACGCCCGACTTCTCCGCCGATTCGCTGCGTGCGACGCTCCACGGCCTGACGGCCGACAAGATTGCGGAGTGGAAGAAGGCGGCAGACGCCGCAGCCCGGCCGCTCTCGGCCGAGTCCCAAGTGCTGGCCTGGCAGAAGGCCGTGGACGACATCGCGGGTTCCCGGCACGCACGCGCCTAA
- a CDS encoding DUF2304 domain-containing protein, which translates to MQIIVQIVLVLAVVIMSLALMRGGSNARHLAIRRIMLVLFACVAAFSIFFPELLTRVAHLMGIGRGTDLVLYGLVVSFLVFMATTYQRFRHMEATLTKLSRRIALDEVALPGASDAHQSGDAQPDRRLTPPAHGGQ; encoded by the coding sequence GTGCAGATTATTGTCCAGATAGTTCTCGTCCTGGCCGTCGTTATCATGTCGCTGGCGCTGATGCGCGGCGGCTCCAACGCGCGGCACCTCGCCATCCGCCGGATCATGCTGGTCCTGTTCGCCTGCGTAGCAGCGTTTTCCATCTTCTTCCCCGAACTGCTGACCCGGGTGGCACACCTCATGGGCATCGGCCGAGGCACGGACCTGGTCCTTTACGGCCTCGTGGTCAGCTTCCTGGTGTTCATGGCCACGACATACCAGCGCTTCCGTCATATGGAAGCCACGTTGACGAAACTGTCCAGGAGGATCGCCCTTGACGAGGTGGCACTGCCAGGCGCCAGCGATGCACATCAGAGCGGAGATGCCCAGCCTGATCGGCGGCTGACCCCGCCGGCCCACGGGGGACAATGA
- a CDS encoding GH25 family lysozyme, translating to MSIRRLGLVGASAILSTMLCVGGGLPAQATATPPAGPATPDAPAASTSPAASTEPAPSSAAAPSASTPDPATSAAATQAATPAQPAPAQIDMDALRAEIGKDGAYMGQGAKARASTFAKQSQASSLNAISTEAANTWMPPGVQGMDVSSHQSAVNWTAQFNMGARFAYVKATEGTTYRNPLFGSQYGGAEAAGMIRGAYHFALPNVTAASVQADYFVNNGGGWSGDGKTMPPLLDIEYNPYPSLGNTCYNMSQAAMVNWIAAFSNRVLARTGRLPMIYTTTDWWTRCTGNSGAFSRQPLHLASYSTFVGTMPNGWGTYSVWQYSSTGPFDGDSNAWNGSLATLQKFASTADGAVPTPSITSLGDVIAADPTGVLWDYPATGSGTFGARRQIGSGWTGLRSINAIDWNADGVLDLVAQWTSGRVNVYLGASTGGFAAGPVLAATGWANYQLTVGYWLGSSFFPQIITRDDAGALRLWRNASGSGVSTGTAIGNGWAGLNLTMIDFDGDGNQDILGQDTTGALRLYRSGGAGSFLAEARPTVGSGWNAMTSVTVTTNFKGAGTNGLMARSSGGQLTYYPVPGNSTWGASALIGVGWNDFLIAGGETVNVAAAPPPTQPTPSITAASDVVTIDAAGGLFRRSAGGGALGAATKIGDGFTGIASVHVTDWNADGIQDVATLSTAGALSIRTGLAAGGFAAPSILASGLSGADITIGPWLKASKYPGLVVRQADGALRFYPNPSGGALGPAAGIGSGFTRMHVSMTDADGDGNQDVAAVDYLGRMTLFRSNGTGTFIAEARKLIGNGWGAMTSISPARGFAAPSSNGLLARDSAGTLSYYPLSQGAFGQKSVLSAGWANTLISGSARLASERPVTSTADVLSIDAAGRLWNHPAGSSVISGAFQIGVGWSGMKSLNVVDWNSDGVPDVLAQKTSGALSAYLGSASGGFTGPVTVATAGFAQTTLIAGKWVTGSRYPGLVGYGSNGELNYWANASGAALSAPVRIGTGWTGLKLAMVDFDTDGKQDLLAVSSSGSMKLFRSTGTNSFVPEARKIVGTGWQSFRQFSATAGFAGAASKGLLALQTSGQLRYYPVTAGSKWGPVSTAGTVGSAALVSVSSAAG from the coding sequence TTGAGCATTAGACGGCTGGGCCTTGTGGGGGCTTCCGCGATTCTGTCCACGATGCTGTGCGTAGGCGGCGGCCTTCCGGCCCAAGCAACGGCGACGCCGCCCGCTGGCCCCGCAACCCCTGACGCCCCCGCCGCCTCGACGAGCCCCGCTGCGTCCACGGAACCAGCTCCGTCGTCGGCCGCCGCGCCCTCGGCGAGCACACCGGACCCGGCGACATCTGCCGCAGCCACTCAGGCTGCCACCCCCGCACAACCGGCCCCCGCACAGATCGACATGGACGCGCTGCGCGCCGAAATCGGCAAAGACGGCGCCTACATGGGCCAGGGCGCCAAGGCCCGCGCCTCGACGTTCGCCAAGCAGTCGCAGGCGTCGTCCCTGAATGCCATCTCCACAGAGGCCGCCAATACCTGGATGCCGCCCGGCGTCCAGGGGATGGACGTCAGCAGCCACCAGTCCGCTGTCAACTGGACGGCCCAGTTCAACATGGGTGCCAGGTTTGCCTACGTGAAGGCCACGGAGGGCACGACGTACCGGAACCCGCTCTTCGGGTCCCAGTACGGCGGCGCGGAAGCCGCGGGCATGATCCGCGGGGCGTACCACTTCGCGCTCCCGAACGTGACGGCGGCGTCCGTGCAGGCCGATTACTTCGTCAACAACGGCGGAGGGTGGAGCGGCGACGGGAAGACCATGCCCCCGCTTCTGGACATCGAGTACAACCCGTACCCGTCGCTGGGCAACACGTGCTACAACATGAGCCAGGCAGCGATGGTGAACTGGATTGCTGCCTTCTCCAACCGTGTTCTGGCCCGGACCGGCCGCCTTCCCATGATCTACACAACTACCGACTGGTGGACCAGGTGCACCGGCAACTCCGGAGCCTTCAGCAGGCAGCCCCTGCACCTGGCCTCATATTCGACCTTCGTGGGCACCATGCCCAACGGCTGGGGAACATACAGTGTCTGGCAGTACAGCAGCACCGGACCTTTCGACGGCGACTCCAACGCCTGGAACGGGTCACTGGCCACCCTGCAGAAGTTTGCGTCCACGGCCGACGGTGCCGTCCCGACACCATCGATAACGTCTCTGGGTGATGTGATTGCCGCCGACCCCACCGGCGTCCTTTGGGACTATCCCGCGACAGGTTCGGGAACGTTCGGCGCGCGGCGCCAGATCGGAAGCGGCTGGACCGGACTGCGTTCCATTAACGCCATCGACTGGAACGCCGACGGCGTCCTGGACCTCGTCGCCCAATGGACCTCGGGCCGCGTCAACGTGTACCTGGGCGCCTCCACCGGCGGATTTGCCGCCGGCCCGGTGCTGGCAGCGACGGGTTGGGCCAACTACCAGCTCACGGTCGGCTACTGGCTCGGCAGCAGTTTCTTCCCGCAGATCATCACGCGAGACGATGCCGGCGCGCTCCGCCTGTGGCGCAACGCCTCGGGGTCCGGCGTTAGTACGGGAACGGCCATCGGCAACGGCTGGGCCGGGCTGAACCTGACCATGATCGACTTTGACGGCGACGGCAATCAGGACATCCTTGGGCAGGACACGACCGGGGCGCTGCGGCTCTACCGTTCCGGCGGCGCCGGTTCCTTCCTTGCCGAGGCACGGCCGACGGTAGGCAGCGGCTGGAACGCGATGACCAGCGTGACCGTTACCACCAACTTCAAGGGCGCAGGAACCAACGGCCTCATGGCCCGCAGTAGCGGTGGGCAACTGACCTATTACCCCGTGCCCGGCAACTCAACGTGGGGCGCGTCAGCCCTGATCGGCGTCGGATGGAACGACTTCCTCATCGCCGGCGGCGAGACCGTCAACGTCGCTGCCGCTCCTCCGCCCACCCAGCCGACTCCCTCGATCACGGCCGCCTCGGACGTTGTGACCATCGATGCCGCCGGCGGCCTGTTCCGCCGCTCCGCCGGCGGGGGCGCCCTCGGGGCCGCAACCAAGATCGGTGACGGCTTTACCGGCATCGCTTCCGTTCACGTCACCGACTGGAACGCAGACGGTATCCAGGATGTGGCGACTCTCAGTACCGCCGGAGCCCTCAGCATCCGGACCGGGCTGGCTGCCGGCGGCTTCGCGGCACCCAGCATTCTCGCCTCGGGCCTCTCCGGAGCAGACATCACCATCGGGCCCTGGCTGAAGGCCTCGAAATATCCGGGCCTCGTGGTCCGCCAGGCGGACGGGGCGCTCCGGTTCTACCCGAACCCGTCGGGAGGGGCCCTTGGCCCTGCTGCCGGCATCGGGTCTGGATTCACCCGGATGCATGTCTCCATGACGGATGCCGACGGGGACGGCAACCAGGACGTTGCCGCCGTTGACTACCTCGGGCGCATGACGCTTTTCCGCTCCAACGGCACGGGAACGTTCATCGCGGAAGCCCGGAAGCTGATCGGCAACGGGTGGGGCGCGATGACCAGCATCAGTCCGGCCAGGGGATTCGCGGCACCGTCCTCGAACGGGTTACTGGCACGCGACAGCGCAGGAACGCTCAGCTACTACCCGCTGAGCCAGGGAGCCTTCGGCCAGAAGTCGGTGCTGTCGGCAGGATGGGCGAACACCCTAATTTCCGGAAGCGCCCGTCTTGCATCCGAACGGCCGGTCACCAGCACCGCGGACGTGCTCTCCATTGACGCCGCGGGAAGGCTCTGGAACCATCCGGCCGGGTCCTCCGTGATCTCCGGGGCGTTCCAGATCGGCGTCGGCTGGTCAGGGATGAAGTCCCTGAACGTTGTCGACTGGAACAGCGACGGCGTCCCCGACGTCCTCGCCCAGAAGACCAGCGGCGCGCTATCCGCGTACTTGGGATCGGCGTCGGGCGGATTCACCGGACCGGTCACTGTCGCCACGGCAGGCTTCGCCCAGACCACACTGATCGCCGGCAAGTGGGTGACCGGCAGCCGCTACCCCGGCCTGGTGGGCTATGGCAGCAACGGAGAGCTCAACTACTGGGCCAACGCGTCGGGTGCAGCGCTCAGCGCTCCCGTGCGGATCGGCACGGGCTGGACCGGACTCAAGCTGGCCATGGTGGACTTCGACACTGACGGAAAACAGGACCTCCTGGCCGTCTCCTCCTCCGGTTCGATGAAGCTCTTCCGCTCCACCGGGACAAACAGCTTCGTTCCGGAAGCAAGGAAGATTGTCGGCACCGGGTGGCAGTCCTTCCGGCAGTTCTCCGCCACGGCAGGTTTCGCCGGCGCAGCAAGCAAGGGACTTCTGGCCCTGCAGACGTCCGGGCAGCTGCGGTACTACCCCGTCACCGCCGGAAGCAAGTGGGGCCCGGTATCGACGGCGGGCACTGTCGGCTCAGCGGCCCTCGTTTCCGTCTCGTCCGCTGCGGGCTAG
- a CDS encoding glycosyltransferase family 2 protein, translating into MYNEASVVGTVIEGLREEFPNVVCVDDGSSDGSQGVARAAGAVVVQHPVNLGQGAALQTGIEYALQDPELDCIITFDADGQHRVVDARAMADRILSGEADVVLGSRFLDDRTKLSPMKRLVLRTAAVQSRLATGMALTDAHNGLRAFSPGVARGLHLEQNRMAHASELVHQLAEMNPRWVEQPVEIVYTDYSKSKGQSLLNSVNIVADLFFR; encoded by the coding sequence ATGTACAACGAAGCGTCCGTCGTCGGTACCGTCATCGAGGGGCTGAGGGAAGAATTCCCCAACGTTGTGTGTGTCGACGACGGCAGCAGTGACGGCTCCCAGGGCGTCGCCCGGGCAGCGGGCGCCGTCGTCGTTCAGCACCCCGTAAACCTGGGTCAGGGGGCCGCGCTCCAGACGGGCATCGAGTATGCGCTCCAGGACCCGGAACTGGATTGCATCATCACCTTCGACGCCGACGGCCAGCACCGCGTCGTGGACGCCCGTGCCATGGCCGACCGAATCCTGTCAGGCGAAGCCGACGTCGTCCTGGGATCCCGCTTCCTCGATGACCGGACAAAGCTGTCGCCCATGAAGCGGCTGGTCCTCCGTACGGCCGCTGTGCAGTCCCGCCTCGCCACCGGCATGGCCCTGACGGATGCGCACAACGGCCTGCGGGCCTTCAGCCCGGGAGTGGCCCGCGGCCTTCACCTGGAGCAGAACCGGATGGCACACGCCTCCGAACTGGTCCACCAGCTTGCCGAGATGAATCCCCGCTGGGTGGAACAGCCGGTCGAAATCGTCTACACCGACTATTCCAAATCCAAAGGCCAGTCCCTGCTGAACTCGGTCAATATCGTTGCTGATCTCTTTTTTAGGTGA
- the galE gene encoding UDP-glucose 4-epimerase GalE, with protein MKVLVTGGAGYIGSHTVLCLLEDGHEVVVLDNLMNSSVEAVRRVEELTGKKVDFREGDLLDADAVDRVFAEGGFDAVIHFAGLKAVGESVEKPLWYYKNNVVGTLNLLESMEKAGVRRLVFSSSATVYGASEHVPLIEKSPLDATNPYGRTKEQIEDILSDLSAADPRWSIALLRYFNPVGAHESGRIGEDPRGIPNNLLPFVAQVAVGRREKVMVFGNDYPTPDGTGVRDYIHVMDLAAGHLAALRYLATKTGAFRWNLGTGRGSSVLEVIDAFGAAAGHPIPYEFAPRRPGDAAVSYADASAALAELGWSAHRNLAQMCEDHWRWQSSNPFGYAEQD; from the coding sequence ATGAAAGTTTTGGTCACCGGGGGCGCCGGCTACATCGGATCACACACTGTGCTTTGTCTTCTTGAGGACGGGCATGAGGTCGTCGTGCTGGACAACCTCATGAATTCGAGCGTCGAGGCGGTGCGCAGGGTTGAGGAGCTCACCGGCAAGAAAGTGGATTTCCGTGAGGGCGACCTTCTGGACGCGGACGCCGTCGACCGCGTGTTCGCGGAAGGCGGCTTCGACGCCGTCATCCACTTCGCCGGCCTCAAGGCCGTGGGGGAGTCGGTCGAGAAGCCCCTCTGGTACTACAAGAACAACGTCGTGGGCACGCTGAACCTGCTGGAGAGCATGGAGAAGGCGGGCGTGCGCCGGCTGGTCTTCAGCTCGTCCGCCACGGTTTACGGTGCATCGGAGCATGTTCCCCTGATCGAAAAGTCTCCCCTCGACGCAACCAATCCCTACGGGCGGACCAAGGAGCAGATCGAGGACATCCTCTCCGACCTGAGCGCCGCCGATCCGCGCTGGAGCATTGCGCTGCTGCGGTACTTCAACCCCGTGGGGGCGCACGAATCGGGCCGCATCGGTGAAGACCCCCGCGGCATTCCGAACAACCTGCTGCCGTTCGTGGCCCAGGTGGCCGTGGGCCGCCGGGAGAAGGTCATGGTCTTCGGCAACGACTATCCCACGCCCGACGGCACCGGCGTGCGGGACTACATCCACGTCATGGACCTTGCGGCAGGCCACCTGGCCGCGCTGCGCTACCTCGCGACCAAGACCGGCGCCTTCCGCTGGAACCTGGGCACCGGACGCGGCTCGTCCGTGCTGGAAGTCATCGATGCCTTCGGCGCTGCTGCCGGCCACCCGATTCCCTACGAGTTCGCGCCGCGGCGGCCCGGCGACGCGGCCGTGAGCTACGCCGATGCCTCGGCCGCCCTCGCGGAACTGGGCTGGTCGGCGCACCGGAACCTGGCGCAGATGTGCGAGGACCACTGGCGCTGGCAGAGCTCCAACCCGTTCGGCTACGCAGAACAGGACTGA
- a CDS encoding type II secretion system F family protein: MAPLLGVLAGAGLFLIWWSAWEEPDRVRKQRGNGRLQDLLLAAGVEKVTGAGLVGSCLGLGAFAMLAFFAVSKSWPISFCFGLFGAWLPVVVVKWRAKRRTAVLRRLWPDVVDHLRSAIRAGLSLPEALIQLGEKGPEELRHVFRDFGSDYRSGGQFDASLNRLKERLADPVADRIIEALRLTREVGGSDLGKLLGTLAEFLRESARTRSELEARQSWTVNAARLAVAAPWIVMVLLASRPEAVAAYNTPMGAAVLLGGLVVSLVCYSVMLRIGALPEEERVLR, translated from the coding sequence ATGGCGCCGCTGCTGGGGGTACTGGCAGGGGCCGGGTTGTTCCTGATCTGGTGGTCGGCATGGGAAGAGCCGGATCGCGTCAGGAAGCAGCGCGGTAACGGCCGCCTGCAGGACCTGCTGCTTGCCGCGGGCGTGGAGAAGGTTACCGGGGCCGGCCTGGTCGGGAGCTGCCTTGGCCTGGGCGCCTTTGCCATGCTCGCCTTCTTTGCCGTGAGCAAGTCATGGCCGATTTCGTTCTGCTTCGGACTGTTTGGCGCCTGGCTGCCGGTAGTTGTCGTGAAATGGAGGGCCAAGAGGCGTACTGCCGTCCTGCGGCGGCTATGGCCCGACGTCGTTGATCACCTGAGGTCGGCGATCAGGGCCGGGTTGTCGCTGCCGGAGGCACTCATCCAGCTGGGTGAAAAAGGACCGGAGGAACTGCGCCATGTGTTTCGGGACTTCGGCTCCGACTATCGTTCGGGCGGGCAGTTCGACGCTTCCCTGAACAGGCTCAAGGAGCGTCTTGCGGACCCGGTTGCCGACCGGATTATTGAGGCACTGCGGCTGACCAGGGAAGTGGGAGGCTCCGATCTCGGCAAGCTCCTCGGGACCCTGGCCGAGTTCCTCAGGGAGAGTGCCCGGACCCGGAGTGAACTGGAGGCCAGGCAGTCGTGGACGGTCAACGCGGCCCGCCTCGCTGTTGCCGCCCCGTGGATCGTCATGGTGCTGCTCGCGAGCCGCCCGGAAGCCGTCGCCGCCTACAACACGCCGATGGGGGCGGCGGTCCTGCTCGGGGGGCTGGTCGTTTCCCTGGTCTGCTACTCCGTCATGCTCCGGATAGGGGCCCTGCCGGAAGAAGAGAGGGTGCTGCGATGA
- a CDS encoding acyltransferase, with the protein MTSVRGVPLQAGARSPESPRQRDFGLDILRIVSICGVVAIHVFGLLVGRAPRGSRTWWIAVTIDVAWIWVVPVFAMISGALILGSRQLADPGLFYRRRAVRLVPALIAWNLIYLIGVRLWMRGEDLTPARVLQLLVDGSVFTQLYFLWLIAGLYAVAPLLAAFLRGGSRRRAVAAAATILAAALIFYMMPGILSLFGVSRPIQLNVFTHWMPYVGYFLAGYALKDVRLGGWKLLAAGAATAGLVAAAIWQYGHRGSLPVLDAAFPVSYLGLQVALAAIGVFVVALSLCDGLKLKRAGKMTVALSNATFGVFLVHLVIFEAIRLTVPAVSAGNSLGAIAGAYAVTLAASFAVSLAASRIPLVKNIF; encoded by the coding sequence ATGACGTCCGTTCGGGGCGTACCGCTGCAGGCAGGCGCCCGCAGCCCCGAAAGCCCCCGGCAACGGGACTTCGGCCTGGACATCCTCCGGATTGTCAGCATCTGCGGAGTCGTGGCCATTCACGTTTTCGGCCTCCTGGTGGGACGGGCACCCCGCGGCAGCCGGACCTGGTGGATCGCCGTCACCATCGACGTCGCATGGATCTGGGTGGTTCCCGTCTTCGCGATGATTTCCGGAGCGCTCATCCTTGGCTCCCGGCAACTCGCCGATCCCGGGCTTTTCTACCGCAGGCGGGCTGTCAGGCTGGTCCCCGCGCTGATCGCCTGGAACCTCATCTACCTGATCGGTGTGCGGCTGTGGATGCGCGGCGAGGACCTCACCCCGGCGCGTGTCCTGCAGCTCCTCGTGGACGGATCGGTGTTCACCCAGCTTTATTTCCTGTGGCTGATCGCCGGGCTTTATGCCGTGGCGCCCTTGCTGGCCGCTTTCCTTCGCGGCGGAAGCAGGCGCAGGGCCGTTGCCGCCGCCGCAACAATCCTGGCGGCTGCCCTGATCTTCTACATGATGCCGGGAATCCTGAGCCTCTTTGGCGTCTCCCGTCCCATCCAGCTCAACGTCTTTACCCACTGGATGCCGTATGTGGGGTATTTCCTCGCGGGCTACGCCCTCAAGGACGTCCGGCTGGGCGGCTGGAAATTGCTGGCCGCAGGAGCCGCGACGGCCGGGCTCGTGGCAGCTGCCATCTGGCAGTACGGGCACAGGGGATCGCTGCCGGTGCTGGATGCTGCTTTTCCGGTCTCCTACCTGGGGCTGCAGGTTGCGCTGGCTGCCATCGGCGTCTTCGTGGTGGCGCTTTCCCTGTGTGACGGCCTCAAGCTGAAACGGGCGGGGAAGATGACCGTTGCACTGTCCAACGCGACCTTCGGCGTCTTCCTTGTCCACCTCGTCATTTTTGAAGCAATCCGGCTGACCGTTCCGGCGGTGTCTGCCGGAAATTCCCTGGGCGCAATCGCCGGTGCCTATGCCGTGACGCTGGCCGCCAGTTTTGCGGTCTCGCTTGCGGCCAGCCGTATTCCGCTGGTCAAGAACATTTTCTAG